A single region of the Thermoleophilum album genome encodes:
- a CDS encoding DUF1385 domain-containing protein, with protein MRAADAVTWAGLAAAASVATASSAVASSPRAGSDQVRFGGMALANGVLLHGPTRWAAAVRTGDGRIVVRSGRKAVLARGPLGALPGLRGIARLAEAVAVVAAVRRALPEARLPFFNAGTLATALAAAVFGTRLRRTGSGSFASELAIGLAGLVPALVALRDGRVAAYHGAEHKVIAAWEHGTDAVDEAREHERCGTHLVAPMLALTAVGNAALRRHGVRGPLAEGAVQLAAAGVAFELLAWSDRNRDRPLASALQAPGRLFQRVFGTREPAGDELAVARAALAELARAEGLAGAT; from the coding sequence ATGAGGGCGGCGGATGCGGTGACGTGGGCAGGCCTCGCGGCGGCAGCCTCGGTGGCGACGGCGAGCTCGGCGGTGGCAAGCTCGCCACGTGCGGGCTCCGACCAGGTGCGCTTCGGCGGGATGGCGCTCGCCAACGGCGTGCTACTGCACGGGCCGACGCGCTGGGCGGCAGCGGTGCGAACAGGCGACGGCCGCATCGTCGTGCGCTCGGGACGCAAGGCCGTTCTCGCACGCGGACCGCTCGGCGCGCTTCCCGGTCTGCGCGGCATCGCCCGCCTCGCCGAGGCGGTGGCGGTCGTCGCCGCCGTGCGGCGCGCCCTGCCCGAGGCGCGGCTGCCTTTTTTCAACGCCGGCACGCTCGCGACAGCCCTTGCCGCTGCCGTGTTCGGCACGCGCTTGCGCCGCACGGGCAGCGGGTCGTTCGCGAGCGAGCTCGCAATCGGCCTGGCCGGGCTGGTGCCGGCGCTCGTCGCGCTGCGCGACGGGCGCGTCGCCGCCTACCACGGCGCCGAGCACAAGGTGATCGCTGCTTGGGAACACGGCACGGATGCTGTCGACGAGGCGCGCGAGCACGAGCGCTGCGGCACGCACCTCGTGGCGCCGATGCTCGCCCTTACCGCCGTCGGCAACGCTGCACTGCGCCGGCACGGGGTGCGCGGCCCGCTCGCCGAGGGCGCCGTCCAGCTCGCCGCCGCCGGTGTCGCCTTCGAGCTTCTTGCATGGAGCGATCGCAACCGCGACCGTCCCCTGGCGAGCGCGCTACAGGCGCCCGGACGTCTGTTCCAACGTGTTTTCGGCACGCGCGAGCCAGCGGGCGACGAGTTGGCGGTGGCGCGCGCGGCGTTGGCGGAGCTGGCGCGTGCCGAGGGTCTCGCCGGCGCGACCTAG
- a CDS encoding alpha/beta fold hydrolase: protein MSSFPVHRDDAPLAYRCHGPRDGLPVLMLHGYPESSYMWRHLLGPVGEAGFRAIAPDLANFGDSPLVRPGNWERQIERVELLRRAIAVDRFVLVVHDWGGLIGLRWVLERELELAGLVVSCTGFFSDGRWHGLAETMRTPDRGEELMEALTRDLFAQALRSEWQGFDDATIDEYWKGLADREHRMAQLELYRSGDFEKIAPLEGRLRELDVPTLVLWGGRDRYAPVGGAHRFAKLLPQAELVVFDDAGHFVFEEAPERCTEAVLALLARVDR, encoded by the coding sequence ATGTCCAGCTTTCCGGTCCATCGCGACGACGCTCCGCTCGCCTACCGCTGCCACGGCCCTCGCGACGGCCTGCCGGTACTGATGCTGCACGGCTACCCGGAGTCCTCGTATATGTGGCGGCACCTGCTCGGACCGGTGGGCGAAGCCGGCTTTCGGGCGATCGCGCCCGACCTCGCCAACTTCGGCGATTCGCCGCTCGTGCGTCCCGGCAACTGGGAGCGGCAGATCGAGCGCGTCGAACTGCTCCGGCGCGCAATTGCTGTCGACCGCTTCGTGCTCGTGGTGCACGACTGGGGCGGGCTTATCGGCTTGCGTTGGGTGCTCGAGCGTGAGCTCGAGCTCGCCGGCCTCGTCGTGTCGTGCACCGGCTTTTTCAGCGACGGGCGCTGGCACGGGCTCGCCGAAACGATGCGCACGCCCGACCGCGGCGAGGAGTTGATGGAAGCGCTCACCCGTGATCTTTTCGCCCAGGCACTGCGCAGCGAGTGGCAGGGTTTCGACGACGCCACGATCGACGAGTACTGGAAGGGGCTCGCCGATCGCGAGCACCGGATGGCGCAGCTCGAGCTATATCGCTCGGGCGACTTCGAGAAGATCGCGCCGCTCGAGGGTCGACTGCGCGAGCTCGACGTCCCGACGCTCGTTCTGTGGGGCGGTCGCGACCGCTACGCACCGGTCGGGGGTGCGCACCGCTTCGCCAAGCTCCTGCCCCAGGCCGAGCTCGTGGTGTTCGACGACGCCGGACACTTCGTCTTCGAGGAGGCGCCCGAGCGCTGCACCGAAGCGGTGCTCGCGCTGCTCGCACGCGTCGACCGCTGA
- a CDS encoding cytochrome c biogenesis protein — protein MTALRSNRLALLAAATACLLALALALVFFYAPLDADQGFVQKIFYVHVPSAIVALGGFVAAGVMGALYLRSGNPRWDLRSYVSIHLSVIFGCVVLATGSIWARASWGHWWLWDEPVLVSFLVIFLLYCVYYPLRYSIDDRERQARAASVFAITAGAFVPVNFIAVRLAESFTHPRVLSQTGGNMPGEMRLTFLVALAAVALLYVTLCRLEIAAKTLSAQVSELRRALESAHVGALPGGARASGSQAPSTPATSTGTGG, from the coding sequence ATGACAGCGCTGCGCTCAAACCGCCTTGCTCTGCTCGCCGCGGCGACGGCCTGCCTGCTCGCGCTCGCCTTGGCACTGGTGTTCTTCTACGCCCCGCTCGACGCCGACCAGGGCTTCGTGCAGAAGATCTTCTACGTCCACGTCCCGTCGGCGATCGTGGCGCTAGGCGGCTTCGTCGCCGCCGGTGTGATGGGCGCGCTCTATCTGCGCAGCGGAAATCCGCGCTGGGACCTGCGCAGCTACGTCTCGATCCACCTGTCGGTGATCTTCGGCTGTGTGGTGCTCGCCACCGGCTCGATCTGGGCGCGCGCGTCGTGGGGGCACTGGTGGCTGTGGGACGAGCCGGTGCTCGTGTCGTTCCTAGTGATCTTCCTCCTCTACTGCGTCTACTACCCGCTTCGCTACTCGATCGATGACCGCGAGCGACAGGCGCGGGCCGCCTCGGTGTTCGCGATCACCGCCGGCGCCTTCGTGCCCGTGAACTTCATCGCGGTGCGCCTCGCCGAGTCGTTCACGCACCCGCGGGTGCTCTCCCAGACGGGCGGAAACATGCCCGGCGAGATGCGGCTGACATTTCTCGTCGCGCTCGCCGCGGTGGCCCTCCTCTACGTGACCCTCTGCCGGCTCGAGATCGCTGCTAAAACGCTGTCGGCACAAGTTTCCGAGCTGCGCCGCGCGCTCGAGAGCGCGCACGTCGGCGCGCTGCCGGGCGGCGCACGGGCGAGCGGCTCGCAGGCACCCTCGACACCGGCCACGTCGACGGGGACGGGAGGCTGA
- a CDS encoding heme exporter protein CcmB, translating to MTARPRDQLRALVAKDVRLELRSAEALPAALLFALAAIVVIHFAFQRDTLAGPLAAGAFWVTLLFAAFLPVTRAFVVDSEQGGIDAVRLAGVDGTTVVAAKAASLVLALVAVETVLVPAFALLLLGPSLWPVLVPLLAVLALANVGIAVVGALAAALAALSRLRELIVPILMLPLSVPLVIGAAEATAPLFSQTPGDLELRWLLLLGLYDVLFVAVAVGVADHLIDE from the coding sequence GTGACCGCGCGCCCGCGCGACCAGTTGCGCGCGCTCGTCGCCAAGGACGTGCGTCTCGAGCTGCGCTCGGCCGAGGCGCTGCCAGCAGCGCTGCTGTTCGCCCTCGCGGCGATCGTCGTAATCCACTTCGCCTTCCAGCGCGACACGCTCGCCGGCCCGCTCGCCGCCGGCGCGTTCTGGGTGACGCTGCTGTTCGCCGCCTTTCTGCCGGTCACCCGCGCCTTCGTCGTTGACAGCGAGCAGGGCGGCATCGACGCCGTGCGCCTGGCCGGGGTCGACGGCACAACCGTCGTTGCCGCAAAAGCGGCGTCGCTGGTGCTAGCGCTCGTCGCCGTCGAGACCGTGCTCGTCCCGGCCTTCGCGCTGCTGCTCTTGGGTCCCTCACTTTGGCCCGTGCTCGTGCCGCTCCTAGCCGTGCTCGCACTGGCCAACGTCGGCATCGCTGTAGTCGGAGCTTTGGCGGCGGCGCTAGCGGCACTGTCGCGGCTGCGCGAGCTGATCGTCCCGATCCTGATGCTGCCGCTGTCGGTTCCCCTGGTGATCGGCGCCGCCGAGGCGACGGCGCCGCTCTTCTCGCAAACGCCCGGCGACCTCGAGCTGCGCTGGCTGTTGCTCCTGGGGCTTTACGATGTGTTGTTCGTAGCCGTCGCCGTCGGCGTCGCCGACCATCTCATCGACGAATGA
- a CDS encoding M20/M25/M40 family metallo-hydrolase has translation MAGERGSVEAELGPVAQPPRAVPVLPVEREQLESRAVDLLRTLIRFDTTNPPGNERPAQELLAQRLGAAGFDCQLVGADRERPNLVARLPARSDGPVLVLLGHVDTVLAEPAEWRCDPWAGELRDGCVWGRGALDMKGQVAATVVAIEALAKSGWRPGSGELRVIVTCDEEAGGTLGARWLCERRPDLARCDYLINEGGGDTFTLAGRRLWSIGVGEKGVFRFTVRTRGRAGHASTPGLADNALVKLAPLLERLARAGTVPLPSPAVRPVLAGLGLPDGAAAVEELARLTAGDGELRALLEPMLGVTFAPTMARGSAKINVIPARAELAVDCRVPPGVDRERALAVVREVVGDSGVELELDEATDGSLSAPEGALYEFIAAFCAREDPTAHPVPTLLPGFTDSRWFRATFPDCAAYGFFPQLAMEMTEASALIHGADERVPVVDLGLAAAFYAEAAATLLA, from the coding sequence GTGGCGGGCGAGCGCGGCAGTGTCGAGGCGGAACTAGGGCCGGTCGCGCAGCCGCCACGGGCAGTGCCGGTGCTCCCTGTCGAGCGCGAGCAGCTCGAGAGCCGCGCGGTCGACCTGCTGCGCACACTGATCCGTTTCGACACCACCAACCCGCCTGGAAACGAGCGTCCGGCTCAGGAGCTTCTGGCTCAGCGCCTCGGCGCAGCGGGGTTCGATTGCCAGCTAGTCGGTGCCGACCGCGAGCGTCCCAACCTCGTCGCGCGCCTGCCAGCTCGAAGCGACGGGCCCGTTCTCGTGCTGCTCGGGCACGTCGACACCGTCCTCGCTGAACCGGCCGAGTGGCGCTGCGACCCGTGGGCGGGCGAGCTGCGCGACGGCTGCGTGTGGGGGCGTGGTGCCCTCGACATGAAGGGTCAAGTGGCGGCGACCGTGGTGGCCATCGAGGCCCTGGCGAAGTCGGGCTGGCGGCCCGGGAGCGGCGAGCTGCGGGTCATCGTCACTTGCGACGAAGAGGCCGGCGGCACGCTCGGAGCGCGCTGGCTGTGCGAGCGCCGCCCCGATCTTGCGCGCTGCGACTACCTGATCAACGAGGGTGGCGGCGACACGTTCACGCTCGCCGGTCGGCGACTGTGGAGCATCGGTGTCGGCGAGAAGGGGGTGTTCCGCTTCACGGTGCGCACGCGCGGGCGTGCGGGGCACGCGTCGACCCCCGGCTTGGCCGACAACGCGCTCGTCAAGCTCGCGCCGCTGCTCGAGCGTCTCGCCCGGGCCGGCACGGTGCCGCTGCCGTCGCCGGCGGTGCGACCCGTGCTCGCCGGGCTCGGGTTGCCGGACGGTGCTGCCGCGGTCGAAGAGCTCGCGCGCCTCACCGCTGGCGACGGCGAACTGCGTGCGCTGCTCGAGCCGATGCTCGGCGTCACCTTCGCGCCGACGATGGCGCGCGGGTCGGCGAAGATCAACGTCATCCCCGCTCGCGCCGAGCTCGCCGTCGACTGTCGAGTGCCGCCGGGGGTCGACCGCGAGCGCGCGCTGGCGGTGGTGCGCGAGGTCGTCGGCGACAGCGGTGTTGAGCTCGAGCTCGACGAAGCGACCGATGGCAGCCTGTCGGCGCCCGAGGGCGCTCTCTACGAGTTCATCGCTGCCTTCTGCGCGCGCGAAGATCCGACCGCGCACCCGGTGCCCACGCTGTTGCCGGGTTTCACCGATTCGCGCTGGTTCCGCGCCACCTTCCCCGACTGTGCGGCTTACGGCTTCTTTCCGCAGCTCGCGATGGAGATGACGGAAGCGTCGGCGCTCATCCACGGCGCCGACGAGCGTGTGCCGGTAGTCGACCTGGGGCTGGCGGCGGCGTTCTACGCCGAGGCGGCGGCGACATTGCTGGCGTGA
- the ftsH gene encoding ATP-dependent zinc metalloprotease FtsH: protein MPAAIDWGRVQDLAVTWLPIVFMGLIAVVLVMTLRYMPRTKPQTLKPESAGSVRWEDVAGVDEAKEELREVVEFLRDPRRFRKLGARVPKGILLHGPPGTGKTLLAKAVANEARAAFFAQSASSFVEMFAGLGAARIRRLFRAARKAAPAIVFIDELDAVGATRGRDISGEKDQTLNQLLVELDGFSEHEDVVVIAASNLIEKLDPALLRPGRFDRRIFVAPPDLHGRKEILRVHARDKPLASDVDLDLVARQTSGLTGADLANICNEAAISAARDGRTVITRRDFDRAIERVIAGAESRRALTEHEKRVVAYHEAGHALCSELLPRVEKVHRISIVPRGRALGYTLNLPEEDRYLKTREELIDYMVVLLGGRAAEQEVFGEVTTGAADDLRKVHEISRAMIAEYGMGSELRAKQVPTDDYSLSDATRRLVDEEQLELAALAERRARALVSEHRDRLDALAQALLERETLERREIERLVGGGRHQRHGRAGEHDTPRSPAAGAPALQRSATTTGSPG, encoded by the coding sequence GTGCCGGCGGCGATCGACTGGGGCCGCGTTCAGGACCTCGCCGTCACCTGGCTTCCGATCGTCTTCATGGGACTGATCGCGGTCGTGCTCGTGATGACCCTGCGCTACATGCCGCGCACCAAACCGCAGACGCTCAAGCCCGAGTCGGCCGGATCGGTGCGCTGGGAAGACGTCGCCGGTGTCGACGAGGCGAAGGAGGAGCTGCGCGAGGTCGTCGAGTTCCTGCGCGACCCGCGCCGCTTCCGCAAGCTCGGTGCGCGCGTGCCGAAGGGCATCCTTTTGCACGGCCCGCCGGGAACGGGGAAGACCTTGCTCGCCAAAGCGGTCGCGAACGAGGCGCGGGCTGCCTTCTTCGCCCAGTCGGCGTCGTCCTTCGTCGAGATGTTCGCTGGGCTCGGCGCCGCGCGCATCCGGCGCCTCTTCCGCGCCGCGCGCAAGGCGGCGCCGGCGATCGTCTTCATCGACGAGCTCGATGCCGTTGGGGCTACGCGCGGGCGCGATATCTCGGGCGAGAAGGACCAGACGCTCAACCAGCTGCTCGTCGAGCTCGACGGCTTCTCCGAGCACGAGGACGTCGTCGTGATCGCGGCCTCGAATCTGATCGAAAAGCTCGATCCCGCGCTTTTGCGGCCGGGCCGCTTCGACCGCCGCATCTTCGTTGCGCCTCCGGACCTGCACGGGCGTAAAGAGATCCTCCGCGTCCACGCGCGCGACAAGCCGCTCGCCAGCGACGTCGACCTCGACCTCGTCGCGCGCCAGACGAGCGGTCTAACCGGCGCCGATCTCGCCAACATCTGCAACGAGGCGGCGATCTCGGCGGCGCGTGACGGACGCACCGTCATCACGCGCCGCGACTTCGACCGCGCGATCGAGCGGGTTATCGCTGGGGCCGAGTCGCGGCGCGCGCTCACCGAGCACGAGAAGCGTGTCGTCGCCTACCACGAGGCCGGCCACGCGCTGTGCTCCGAGCTTCTGCCACGCGTCGAGAAGGTGCATCGGATCTCGATCGTGCCGCGCGGCCGCGCGCTCGGCTACACGCTCAACCTGCCCGAGGAAGACCGCTACCTGAAAACGCGCGAGGAGCTGATCGACTACATGGTCGTGCTGCTCGGCGGCCGTGCAGCCGAACAAGAGGTGTTTGGCGAGGTCACCACCGGCGCCGCTGACGACCTGCGCAAGGTCCACGAGATCAGCCGGGCGATGATCGCCGAATACGGGATGGGCAGCGAGCTGCGCGCCAAACAAGTGCCGACCGACGACTACTCGCTCTCCGACGCCACGCGACGGCTCGTCGACGAAGAGCAGCTCGAGTTGGCAGCGCTCGCCGAGCGGCGAGCGCGAGCACTGGTGAGCGAACACCGCGACCGCCTCGACGCGCTCGCGCAAGCCCTGCTCGAGCGCGAGACGTTGGAACGGCGCGAGATCGAGCGTCTCGTAGGTGGTGGACGACACCAGCGCCACGGCCGGGCGGGCGAGCACGACACGCCGCGCTCGCCCGCTGCTGGCGCGCCTGCGCTGCAGCGCTCGGCTACGACGACCGGCTCGCCCGGTTAG
- a CDS encoding ABC transporter ATP-binding protein codes for MSAPAPVAIALEHVGRTFGDVVALHDVTLEVRVGQTLCVVGRNGAGKTTLARIVAGLLRPSQGRVRVLGAELPAERHALRGRIGYVGHDAALYRALTARENARLRARLLGLPDASADRALAAAELGRHADRPVRELSRGLRQRAAVACALVGDPELLVLDEPFASLDRAASELVAGLVGPREGRTRLLVTHDLERAAREGNAVLVLADGRAYIADRAGRAPSAADLAEVLQ; via the coding sequence ATGTCCGCCCCGGCGCCGGTCGCGATTGCGCTGGAACACGTCGGGCGCACCTTCGGCGACGTTGTCGCGCTGCACGACGTGACGCTCGAGGTACGGGTCGGGCAGACGCTGTGCGTCGTTGGCCGCAACGGGGCGGGCAAGACCACGCTCGCCCGCATCGTCGCCGGGCTCTTGCGACCGTCGCAGGGTCGCGTGCGCGTCCTGGGGGCCGAGCTTCCGGCCGAGCGCCACGCTCTGCGCGGGCGCATCGGCTACGTCGGCCACGACGCGGCGCTCTACCGCGCTCTTACGGCACGCGAGAACGCCCGTCTGCGCGCTCGGCTTCTCGGCCTGCCCGATGCGAGCGCCGACCGCGCACTCGCCGCCGCCGAACTCGGCCGCCACGCCGACCGCCCGGTGCGCGAGCTCTCGCGTGGATTGCGTCAGCGCGCGGCGGTCGCCTGCGCACTCGTGGGCGACCCCGAGCTGCTGGTGCTCGACGAACCGTTCGCGAGCCTCGACCGCGCCGCCAGCGAGCTCGTCGCCGGCCTGGTCGGACCGCGAGAGGGGCGAACGCGCCTGCTCGTCACGCACGACCTGGAACGTGCCGCGCGCGAGGGCAACGCTGTGTTGGTCCTCGCCGATGGACGGGCCTACATCGCAGATCGCGCAGGGAGGGCACCGAGCGCGGCCGATCTCGCCGAGGTGCTGCAGTGA
- a CDS encoding replication-associated recombination protein A, giving the protein MERPLFEEPHPAPRGAESGERGAPLAARMRPRSLTEVVGQRHLLATDTPLRRALEGHAPHSLVLYGPPGSGKTTLARLVAGASGAPVAEHSAVACGSREVRAVIERARARGERPGAVLVLDEIHRFNRTQQDTLLPALEEGSVLLVGATTENPYFELVPALRSRLRIYELRPLDEDDLVALLERALSDPERGIPAPPPVDRDALALIARRAAGDARHALTLLEVACQTAGSGRLTVAVAAAAAGRTALAHDRSGDRHYDLLSALIKALRGSDPDAAVLYMTALLEGGEDPRVVARRLVILASEDIGNADPRALAIAVAAAQAVEHVGMPECAYALTQATIYLALAPKSNAAARALARARAWIAERGTPEPPPYLRDAHFAGARELGRGVGYEYPHDLPDALSTQELAPRGAEGERLVELSEHGDESRLAARLRELRARRDRARREQSRDEQSPPR; this is encoded by the coding sequence GTGGAACGGCCTCTCTTCGAGGAACCGCATCCCGCGCCGCGAGGCGCGGAGAGCGGCGAGCGCGGGGCGCCGCTCGCGGCGCGGATGCGCCCGCGTTCGCTCACCGAAGTCGTCGGGCAACGCCACCTGTTGGCGACCGACACGCCGCTTCGGCGCGCGCTCGAGGGGCACGCGCCGCACTCGCTGGTGCTGTACGGACCGCCCGGCAGCGGAAAGACGACGCTGGCGCGGCTCGTCGCCGGCGCGAGCGGCGCACCGGTCGCAGAGCACTCGGCGGTGGCGTGCGGCAGCCGCGAGGTGCGCGCAGTGATCGAGCGCGCCCGCGCTCGCGGCGAGCGCCCGGGGGCGGTGCTCGTGCTCGACGAGATCCACCGGTTCAACCGCACCCAACAGGACACGCTCCTGCCCGCGCTTGAAGAGGGCAGCGTGCTGCTCGTCGGTGCGACCACCGAGAACCCCTACTTCGAGCTCGTGCCAGCGCTGCGTTCGCGGCTGCGGATCTACGAGCTGCGGCCGCTCGACGAGGACGACCTCGTCGCGCTCCTCGAACGGGCGCTGAGCGACCCCGAACGGGGTATACCCGCGCCGCCGCCAGTCGACCGCGACGCTCTAGCCCTGATCGCGCGCCGGGCGGCGGGCGATGCGCGGCACGCTTTGACGTTGCTCGAGGTCGCCTGCCAAACGGCCGGCTCCGGCCGGTTGACGGTGGCGGTCGCCGCTGCCGCCGCCGGGCGCACCGCGCTCGCCCACGACCGTTCGGGCGACCGCCACTACGACCTCCTCTCGGCGCTGATCAAGGCGCTGCGCGGCTCCGACCCCGACGCCGCCGTGCTGTACATGACAGCGCTGCTCGAGGGCGGCGAAGACCCCCGCGTCGTCGCTCGCCGCCTGGTGATCCTGGCGAGCGAGGACATCGGCAACGCCGATCCGCGCGCGCTCGCCATCGCAGTTGCGGCCGCCCAGGCGGTCGAGCACGTCGGCATGCCGGAGTGCGCTTACGCCTTGACGCAGGCGACGATCTACCTTGCGCTCGCGCCCAAGTCGAACGCCGCCGCGCGGGCGCTTGCGCGGGCGCGCGCCTGGATCGCCGAGCGCGGCACGCCGGAACCACCGCCGTACCTGCGCGACGCCCACTTCGCCGGGGCGCGCGAGCTGGGTCGGGGCGTCGGCTACGAGTATCCGCACGACCTGCCGGACGCTTTGTCGACCCAAGAGCTGGCGCCGCGCGGCGCGGAGGGAGAACGCCTCGTCGAGCTGAGCGAGCACGGCGATGAGTCGCGCCTCGCTGCACGCTTGCGCGAGCTGCGCGCGCGGCGCGACCGGGCCCGGCGCGAGCAGTCGCGGGACGAACAGTCGCCGCCGCGCTAA
- a CDS encoding nicotinate phosphoribosyltransferase, whose product MSAPTPRRERLDPSVFRLPVEKIRDGYYTDAYFNFTKRLLEERGMHPRVTMQVFQKHRSVLGGIDEAIAVLKLCSGRRLPDGSWQNGWDELEVWALHEGDEIEPWETVLLIEGDYALFAHLETVYLGCLARRTLIMRNVREVVEAARGKPILYFPARHDHWLVQTGDGWAAHIAGALGVSTDAQASWWGGRGVGTVPHALIAAFGGDTVAAARAFADRFADEMNVVVLVDFHNDCCRTAVEVADALGEKLWGVRLDTSGTMVDRCLWEEMGEFDPRGVNPRLVEKVRAALDRAGHERVKIVVSGGFNAERIRQFEELGVPADAYGVGSALLRGENDFTADVVRVDGRPCAKVGRRYKPNPRLERVA is encoded by the coding sequence ATGAGCGCGCCTACGCCTCGCCGCGAGCGGCTCGACCCGTCGGTCTTTCGTCTGCCGGTCGAGAAGATCCGCGACGGCTACTACACCGACGCGTACTTCAACTTCACCAAAAGGCTGCTCGAAGAGCGCGGCATGCACCCGCGCGTCACGATGCAGGTGTTTCAGAAGCACCGCTCGGTGTTGGGTGGCATCGACGAGGCGATCGCGGTGCTCAAGCTCTGCTCGGGGCGGCGCCTTCCCGACGGCAGCTGGCAGAACGGTTGGGACGAGCTCGAAGTGTGGGCCCTACACGAGGGCGACGAGATCGAGCCCTGGGAGACGGTCCTGCTGATCGAGGGCGACTATGCGCTCTTCGCCCATCTCGAGACCGTCTATCTGGGCTGCCTGGCCCGGCGGACGCTGATCATGCGCAACGTTCGCGAGGTCGTGGAAGCGGCGCGCGGCAAGCCGATCCTCTACTTCCCTGCCCGCCACGACCATTGGCTTGTGCAGACCGGTGACGGGTGGGCAGCGCACATCGCCGGGGCGCTCGGTGTTTCCACCGACGCGCAGGCGTCGTGGTGGGGCGGGCGGGGAGTGGGAACGGTGCCGCACGCATTGATCGCCGCCTTCGGCGGCGACACCGTCGCTGCGGCGCGCGCCTTCGCCGATCGCTTCGCCGACGAGATGAACGTCGTCGTTCTCGTCGACTTCCACAACGACTGTTGTCGCACCGCCGTCGAAGTCGCCGATGCGCTCGGCGAGAAGCTGTGGGGCGTGCGGCTCGACACCTCGGGCACGATGGTCGACCGCTGTCTGTGGGAGGAGATGGGTGAGTTCGACCCTCGTGGCGTCAACCCTCGCCTTGTCGAGAAGGTACGCGCGGCGCTCGACCGTGCCGGACACGAGCGCGTGAAGATCGTCGTCTCGGGCGGCTTCAACGCCGAGCGCATCCGCCAGTTCGAGGAGCTCGGCGTGCCGGCCGACGCCTACGGTGTCGGCTCGGCCCTGCTGCGCGGCGAAAACGATTTCACCGCCGACGTTGTGCGGGTCGACGGACGCCCGTGCGCGAAGGTCGGGCGCCGCTACAAACCGAACCCGCGCCTCGAGCGCGTCGCGTAG
- a CDS encoding precorrin-2 dehydrogenase/sirohydrochlorin ferrochelatase family protein, with protein MPAQAYAGKECVCQLRKGICDQSCVQGMLETPFYVACLRLAGRKCLVVGGGEVGLEKVEGLLACDAAVTLVAPEAIEPLRELAAEGSIKWLAREWQPSDLDGAFLVIAATDDSDVNIRIFEEAERRAMLVNVVDVPPLCNFILPAIVRQGPLAIAISTQGASPALAKRIRDEVAARYGEPYARLAVLLNEVRGWAKRTLPTYQDRKEFFESIVNGDPDPIELLARGDEQAVRELIANAQRERERALA; from the coding sequence ATGCCCGCGCAAGCCTACGCCGGCAAGGAGTGCGTGTGCCAGCTCCGCAAGGGGATCTGCGACCAGTCGTGCGTGCAGGGGATGCTCGAAACCCCCTTCTACGTCGCCTGTTTGCGGCTTGCGGGGCGCAAGTGCCTGGTGGTCGGCGGCGGCGAGGTGGGTCTCGAGAAGGTCGAAGGCCTGCTCGCTTGCGACGCTGCCGTGACGCTGGTCGCGCCCGAGGCGATTGAGCCGCTGCGCGAGCTGGCGGCGGAAGGCTCTATCAAGTGGCTGGCACGGGAGTGGCAGCCCTCTGATCTCGACGGCGCCTTTTTGGTGATCGCCGCCACCGACGACAGCGACGTCAACATCCGCATCTTCGAGGAAGCGGAGCGGCGAGCGATGCTCGTAAACGTCGTCGACGTGCCGCCGCTTTGCAACTTCATCCTGCCGGCGATCGTTCGTCAGGGACCGCTGGCGATCGCGATCTCGACCCAAGGGGCGTCACCGGCGCTCGCCAAGCGCATCCGCGACGAGGTCGCCGCCCGCTACGGCGAGCCTTACGCACGGCTGGCCGTGCTGCTCAACGAGGTGCGCGGCTGGGCGAAGCGGACGCTCCCCACCTACCAGGACCGCAAAGAGTTCTTCGAGTCGATCGTCAACGGCGATCCCGACCCGATCGAGCTCCTCGCACGCGGCGACGAGCAGGCTGTGCGCGAGCTGATCGCGAACGCCCAGCGCGAGCGGGAGCGCGCGCTCGCCTGA
- a CDS encoding ATP-dependent Clp protease proteolytic subunit yields MTPLVPMVIEHDARGERAFDIYSRLLRDRVVFLGEPIDDQVANLVIAQLLHLESEDPDRDIALYINCPGGSVYAGLAIYDTMQFIRCDVQTTCVGIAMSMGSLLLAAGAPGKRSALPNSRILIHQPSAGFEGPSSDIEIHAREVLDLRRRIDQIYAKHTGQTPETIHRDTERDRFFKPEEAVEYGLIDRVLQPKERSRPEPALT; encoded by the coding sequence ATGACGCCGCTAGTACCGATGGTCATCGAGCACGACGCCCGCGGCGAGCGTGCGTTCGACATCTACTCGCGTCTGCTGCGCGACCGCGTCGTCTTTCTCGGCGAACCGATCGACGACCAGGTTGCCAACCTCGTGATCGCCCAGCTTTTGCACCTCGAGTCCGAGGACCCCGACCGCGACATCGCGCTGTACATCAACTGTCCCGGCGGTTCGGTCTACGCGGGGCTCGCGATCTACGACACGATGCAGTTCATCCGCTGCGACGTGCAGACGACGTGCGTGGGAATCGCGATGTCGATGGGCTCGCTGCTGCTCGCCGCCGGCGCACCCGGGAAACGCTCGGCGCTGCCCAACAGTCGCATCCTCATCCACCAGCCGTCGGCGGGCTTCGAGGGACCGTCGAGCGACATCGAGATCCACGCCCGCGAGGTGCTCGACCTGCGCCGACGGATCGACCAGATCTACGCCAAGCACACCGGGCAGACCCCCGAGACGATCCACCGCGACACCGAGCGCGACCGCTTCTTCAAGCCTGAAGAGGCGGTCGAATACGGCCTAATCGATCGCGTTTTGCAGCCGAAAGAGCGCTCCCGTCCCGAACCGGCCTTGACCTAG